From the Candidatus Peribacteria bacterium genome, one window contains:
- a CDS encoding prolipoprotein diacylglyceryl transferase gives MFEAIQIGPFIIWTHLVFLLVGLWLSSEFFFRLAQSAGLSLQHFKDNGWWHLLGAVVGGRLFAVVEQYRIYLRADDPFRIFFLHDGNFSFLGAAAGIAAVLYLARGTSRTTFLQWLDVLLPATCFGLSFNWLGRFAAGQAYGTPTDWWWGVTYDASNVRFAVPVHPVQLYYALFYFFLTFLLLIVRKHAKRAGAETLAGILVASVVTFFLEYFRGDFSIPVFATRLDFTLLFLAFVSLGVFTVLAEKQKITPKIAIICEGIGMVLTAGYLFLRSWLGLSSFELRFSQLIAILALLAAVVYVTVHRRRHPHL, from the coding sequence ATGTTCGAAGCCATCCAGATCGGCCCGTTTATCATCTGGACACACCTGGTGTTTTTGCTGGTCGGGCTCTGGCTGTCGTCTGAATTCTTTTTCCGGTTGGCGCAGAGTGCAGGACTCTCACTCCAGCATTTTAAGGATAACGGCTGGTGGCATCTGCTCGGAGCAGTTGTCGGCGGGCGTTTGTTTGCAGTGGTGGAGCAGTATCGCATTTATCTTCGTGCGGATGATCCGTTCCGTATTTTCTTCCTGCATGACGGAAACTTCAGTTTCCTCGGTGCAGCTGCCGGTATTGCAGCAGTGCTCTACCTGGCACGCGGGACATCCCGCACAACCTTCCTGCAGTGGCTCGATGTGCTGTTGCCTGCAACCTGTTTCGGGCTTTCCTTTAACTGGCTCGGTCGCTTTGCAGCGGGACAGGCGTACGGTACACCGACAGACTGGTGGTGGGGTGTGACGTACGACGCATCAAACGTGCGCTTCGCGGTGCCGGTGCATCCGGTACAGCTCTACTATGCGCTCTTCTACTTCTTCCTGACATTCCTGCTCCTGATCGTCCGCAAGCATGCCAAGCGTGCCGGAGCGGAAACACTGGCCGGCATTCTCGTTGCATCTGTCGTCACGTTCTTCCTTGAATATTTCCGCGGGGATTTCAGTATTCCTGTGTTTGCGACGCGGCTGGATTTCACACTGCTCTTCCTCGCATTCGTCAGTCTGGGGGTCTTTACGGTTCTTGCCGAAAAACAGAAAATCACCCCGAAAATCGCGATAATCTGCGAAGGAATTGGCATGGTTCTGACTGCCGGATACCTGTTTTTGCGCTCCTGGCTGGGCCTCAGTTCGTTTGAATTACGCTTCAGTCAGCTCATTGCCATACTGGCGCTCCTGGCTGCCGTCGTGTACGTTACCGTGCACAGGCGCAGACATCCGCATCTGTGA
- the thrS gene encoding threonine--tRNA ligase: MSTFSTPEELASMRHSLAHVLAQAVENLWPGTERAIGPAIETGCYFDFLFTTPITDADFPAIEKEMKKIIYQGQTFRRDELPVKDATAFWKEKNQRFKVEMIEDLVKNENVEMVTNYTNVNLKGEDAYVDLCRGGHVENLKEIPVDGFKLTTLAGAYWRGDEKREQLTRIYVAAFGSKEELDAYLAQMEEAKKRDHRKLGKEMDLFTFSDLVGPGLPLWTPRGTLMRNTLDAFVWELREAKGYMKVTIPHITKKELYETSGHWAKFKDDLFRIQTRDEHEFAMKPMNCPHHTQIYAHKQRSYKDLPQRYTETTMVYRDEQTGELHGLSRVRSITQDDAHVFCRQSQVEEEFLRVWDIIDTFYKTTGFNELQVRLSLHDPEHFEKYLGTPEVWNKAENAIRSIAKERGVKYIEAPGEAAFYGPKVDFITKDSIGREWQVATIQLDINMPERFDLFCINESGEKERIVMIHCAVMGAIERFLSIFIEHHAGHFPLWVAPVQVAILPVASTHEQFASDLGMKLLEKKIRIDYMNSDESLGKRIRDGETQRIPYLLVIGDREIAENSVTVRNIRTKQQVTVAVDEFIASVTNDVASRKLELSIG, from the coding sequence ATGTCCACTTTCTCCACACCCGAAGAACTCGCGTCCATGCGCCATTCTCTGGCCCATGTCCTTGCCCAGGCCGTCGAAAACCTGTGGCCCGGCACTGAGCGCGCCATTGGTCCTGCTATTGAGACCGGCTGTTATTTTGACTTCCTTTTCACAACTCCTATTACCGATGCCGATTTTCCGGCGATTGAGAAGGAAATGAAGAAGATCATCTACCAGGGTCAGACCTTCCGTCGTGATGAACTCCCTGTGAAAGATGCAACTGCGTTCTGGAAAGAGAAAAACCAGCGGTTCAAAGTGGAAATGATTGAAGACCTCGTGAAGAACGAAAACGTGGAGATGGTCACAAACTACACGAACGTGAACCTCAAAGGGGAAGATGCGTACGTGGATCTCTGCCGCGGCGGACACGTCGAGAACCTCAAAGAGATTCCTGTGGATGGATTCAAGCTCACAACCCTTGCCGGTGCGTACTGGAGAGGCGACGAAAAGCGCGAACAGCTCACACGTATTTACGTGGCAGCGTTCGGGTCCAAAGAAGAGCTCGATGCATACCTCGCGCAGATGGAAGAAGCCAAGAAGCGTGATCACCGCAAACTCGGGAAGGAAATGGATCTCTTCACCTTCAGCGATCTCGTCGGTCCGGGTCTTCCGCTCTGGACACCGCGCGGCACACTGATGCGCAACACGCTCGATGCGTTCGTCTGGGAACTGCGCGAAGCCAAGGGCTACATGAAAGTCACTATCCCGCACATCACCAAGAAAGAACTCTACGAAACATCCGGTCACTGGGCAAAATTCAAAGATGACCTTTTCCGCATTCAGACCCGTGACGAGCACGAATTTGCGATGAAGCCGATGAACTGTCCGCACCACACGCAGATTTATGCACACAAGCAGCGCAGCTATAAGGATTTGCCCCAGCGCTACACAGAAACCACGATGGTGTACCGCGACGAACAGACAGGGGAGTTGCATGGTCTGTCCCGCGTCCGCAGCATCACCCAGGACGATGCACACGTGTTCTGCCGCCAGAGCCAGGTAGAAGAAGAATTCCTGCGCGTGTGGGACATTATCGATACCTTCTACAAGACAACCGGTTTCAACGAGCTGCAGGTCCGCCTGTCCCTTCACGATCCTGAACACTTCGAGAAATATCTCGGGACGCCGGAGGTCTGGAACAAAGCCGAAAATGCTATCCGCAGCATCGCAAAGGAGCGTGGCGTAAAGTACATCGAAGCGCCGGGTGAAGCGGCATTCTACGGACCGAAGGTCGACTTCATCACCAAAGACTCCATCGGCCGTGAGTGGCAGGTTGCAACCATCCAGCTCGACATCAACATGCCGGAGCGGTTTGATCTCTTCTGCATTAACGAGAGCGGGGAGAAGGAGCGTATTGTCATGATCCACTGTGCCGTGATGGGTGCCATCGAGCGTTTCCTCTCGATTTTCATCGAGCACCACGCCGGACATTTCCCGCTGTGGGTTGCCCCTGTCCAGGTTGCCATCCTGCCGGTCGCATCCACGCATGAGCAATTTGCGTCTGACCTTGGCATGAAGCTTCTGGAGAAGAAAATCCGCATCGACTACATGAACTCCGACGAATCTCTTGGCAAGCGCATCCGCGACGGTGAGACGCAGCGCATTCCGTACTTACTCGTCATCGGTGACCGTGAAATTGCGGAGAACAGCGTGACCGTTCGTAACATCAGAACCAAGCAGCAGGTGACCGTCGCGGTCGACGAGTTCATTGCATCGGTGACCAATGATGTTGCTTCGAGGAAGTTAGAGTTATCTATCGGATGA